In a single window of the Acetivibrio clariflavus DSM 19732 genome:
- a CDS encoding pentapeptide repeat-containing protein: protein MVNEISTSEFLSLLKGAKQISKIRLPIRMKMPKLIEEVTFEQVDFNAPIFGGLLNRPVIRKSKFINSDLDGLNVEKSLFEDCIFDKVIFGHKYIGRIDKCKFYKCTFIECQFKSFIFKGNSYNDCSFDRCKLKRITFNDCDFENVTFSGEFATVNFVGCRTANTDVSKVKMKEVAMVDINYNGIKLPDNKDNFFAYAQFFESAKPELEKKLSPRTYEHYCSKAEYIMTYCSDGVMVDRDMFEEASKVEKDIIMETLYKIRE, encoded by the coding sequence ATGGTAAATGAAATATCAACTTCAGAATTTTTATCACTTTTAAAAGGAGCTAAGCAAATAAGCAAAATAAGGCTACCGATTAGAATGAAAATGCCAAAGCTTATTGAAGAGGTCACTTTTGAGCAAGTTGACTTTAATGCCCCAATTTTTGGAGGGTTATTGAATAGACCTGTTATAAGAAAAAGTAAATTTATAAATAGTGATCTTGATGGATTGAATGTTGAGAAGTCTTTGTTTGAAGATTGTATCTTTGATAAGGTTATTTTTGGGCATAAGTATATAGGGAGGATTGATAAATGCAAATTTTATAAATGCACTTTTATAGAGTGCCAATTTAAAAGTTTTATTTTTAAAGGTAATTCTTATAATGATTGTAGCTTTGACAGATGTAAGCTTAAAAGAATAACCTTTAATGATTGTGATTTTGAAAATGTAACATTTTCGGGTGAGTTTGCTACGGTTAACTTTGTTGGATGTAGAACAGCCAATACTGATGTGTCTAAAGTAAAAATGAAAGAGGTAGCTATGGTTGATATAAATTATAATGGTATAAAATTACCAGACAATAAGGACAATTTCTTTGCTTATGCTCAATTTTTTGAATCTGCCAAACCAGAATTGGAAAAAAAGTTATCTCCAAGAACTTACGAGCATTATTGCTCTAAAGCGGAATATATAATGACGTATTGTTCAGATGGGGTTATGGTGGATAGGGATATGTTTGAAGAAGCTTCAAAAGTAGAAAA